One Anser cygnoides isolate HZ-2024a breed goose chromosome 6, Taihu_goose_T2T_genome, whole genome shotgun sequence genomic region harbors:
- the LOC106034586 gene encoding uncharacterized protein isoform X3, with the protein MEFVFWVESQHLKEQLFHARKYSGFWSLNSSVGSKSLVIIGDSQANYKLKEPTWGASKLCWPQGTKPTELAVDVGCGSGQGTRFLAERFGKVVGTDISQAQIQEAKAAPSPPNVSYLVCPAEELPFEDASVDLLASFTAAHWFDIEKFMREVNRVVRPGGCVAISTYTVDMSLHYGTCSEKLTQIFRENHRHLRQNSHDGCWCGWVLRVCFSLPSLHEERPRSCKNPPPGDGKEVAGGDGDPLA; encoded by the exons ATGGAATTTGTGTTCTGGGTAGAAAGCCAGCATCTCAAGGAGCAGCTCTTCCACGCCAGAAAATACAGTGGCTTTTGGTCCCTTAACAGTAGCGTGGGCTCAAAATCTCTGGTTATTATCGGAGACTCACAAGCAAATTACAAATTGAAGGAACCTACTTGGGGTGCATCCAAGCTCTGCTGGCCCCAG GGCACAAAACCCACGGAGCTGGCCGTGGACGTGGGCTGCGGGTCGGGGCAAGGCACCCGCTTCCTGGCGGAGCGCTTCGGGAAGGTGGTGGGCACCGACATCAGCCAGGCACAGATCCAGGAGGCCAAGGCTGCCCCCTCGCCTCCCAACGTCTCCTACCT cGTGTGCCCTGCGGAGGAGCTGCCCTTCGAGGACGCCTCGGTTGACCTCCTTGCTTCGTTCACGGCCGCGCACTGGTTCGACATCGAGAAGTTCATGAGAGAAGTGAACCGCGTGGTGAGGCCGGGTGGCTGCGTGGCCATCAGCACCTACACCGTGGACATGAGCCTGCACTACGGAACCTGCTCCGAGAAGTTGACCCAGATCTTCAGGGAG aatcACCGACATCTACGACAAAATTCCCATGACGGTTGCTGGTGTGGTTGGGTACTTAGAGTCTGCTTCTCCCTACCAAGTCTTCATGAAGAACGACCCCGAAGCTGCAAAAACCCTCCTCCCGGAGATGGAAAAGAG GTTGCTGGAGGTGATGGGGATCCCCTCGCGTGA
- the LOC106034587 gene encoding interferon lambda-3, producing the protein MLCPMFAVVLVVGLGPLLVGAFPQDAPKKTCRLSQYGSLVSSELMAVQKLREHFEDIMLLTDRKCSTRLFHRKWKPNELSVPDRLLLVEAELDLTVAVLAHPTVHKLAKMSQQPLAFLTQAREDLRGCVAAEAPSHQPSGKLRHWLQKLETAKKTETAGCLEASIILNLFQVVNDLGCVAIPERCT; encoded by the exons ATGCTGTGCCCCATGTTCGccgtggtgctggtggtgggccTGGGGCCCCTGCTGGTGGGCGCCTTCCCCCAGGACGCCCCGAAGAAGACTTGCCGCCTCTCCCAGTACGGCTCCCTGGTATCTTCCGAGTTGATGGCGGTGCAGAAGTTGAGAGAGCACTTT GAGGACATCATGCTGCTAACAGACCGAAAATGCAGCACCAGGCTCTTCCATCGGAAGTGGAAACCCAACGAGCTCTCG GTGCCCGACCGACTCCTCCTGGTGGAAGCCGAGCTGGACCTCACCGTCGCTGTGCTGGCACACCCCACGGTCCACAAGCTGGCCAAGATgagccagcagcccctggcCTTCCTCACCCAAGCCCGGGAGGACCTGCGAGGCTGC GTGGCCGCTGAGGCTCCTTCGCATCAGCCCtctgggaaactgaggcactggCTGCAGAAGCTGGAGACGGCCAAGAAGACG GAGACCGCCGGCTGCCTGGAGGCCTCCATCATCCTCAACCTCTTCCAAGTGGTGAACGACCTGGGGTGCGTGGCCATTCCAGAGCGGTGCACGTAg
- the LOC106034586 gene encoding putative methyltransferase DDB_G0268948 isoform X1, with translation MEFVFWVESQHLKEQLFHARKYSGFWSLNSSVGSKSLVIIGDSQANYKLKEPTWGASKLCWPQGTKPTELAVDVGCGSGQGTRFLAERFGKVVGTDISQAQIQEAKAAPSPPNVSYLVCPAEELPFEDASVDLLASFTAAHWFDIEKFMREVNRVVRPGGCVAISTYTVDMSLHYGTCSEKLTQIFRETWGQLLKYSHNRVKHVLEDYKEIFEALPFPDKKRITDIYDKIPMTVAGVVGYLESASPYQVFMKNDPEAAKTLLPEMEKRLLEVMGIPSRETPLEFWVRHVCILGHKEA, from the exons ATGGAATTTGTGTTCTGGGTAGAAAGCCAGCATCTCAAGGAGCAGCTCTTCCACGCCAGAAAATACAGTGGCTTTTGGTCCCTTAACAGTAGCGTGGGCTCAAAATCTCTGGTTATTATCGGAGACTCACAAGCAAATTACAAATTGAAGGAACCTACTTGGGGTGCATCCAAGCTCTGCTGGCCCCAG GGCACAAAACCCACGGAGCTGGCCGTGGACGTGGGCTGCGGGTCGGGGCAAGGCACCCGCTTCCTGGCGGAGCGCTTCGGGAAGGTGGTGGGCACCGACATCAGCCAGGCACAGATCCAGGAGGCCAAGGCTGCCCCCTCGCCTCCCAACGTCTCCTACCT cGTGTGCCCTGCGGAGGAGCTGCCCTTCGAGGACGCCTCGGTTGACCTCCTTGCTTCGTTCACGGCCGCGCACTGGTTCGACATCGAGAAGTTCATGAGAGAAGTGAACCGCGTGGTGAGGCCGGGTGGCTGCGTGGCCATCAGCACCTACACCGTGGACATGAGCCTGCACTACGGAACCTGCTCCGAGAAGTTGACCCAGATCTTCAGGGAG ACCTGGGGACAGCTCTTAAAATACTCACATAATAGAGTAAAACACGTCTTGGAAGACTACAAAGAGATATTCGAGGCCTTGCCATTTCCAGACAAGAAGAG aatcACCGACATCTACGACAAAATTCCCATGACGGTTGCTGGTGTGGTTGGGTACTTAGAGTCTGCTTCTCCCTACCAAGTCTTCATGAAGAACGACCCCGAAGCTGCAAAAACCCTCCTCCCGGAGATGGAAAAGAG GTTGCTGGAGGTGATGGGGATCCCCTCGCGTGAAACCCCCCTGGAGTTCTGGGTGAGGCACGTCTGCATACTGGGGCACAAGGAAGCGTGA
- the LOC106034586 gene encoding putative methyltransferase DDB_G0268948 isoform X2 — MATQMFEGRGHAAVYQKYRFSPGEELQGAILGYLREKGTKPTELAVDVGCGSGQGTRFLAERFGKVVGTDISQAQIQEAKAAPSPPNVSYLVCPAEELPFEDASVDLLASFTAAHWFDIEKFMREVNRVVRPGGCVAISTYTVDMSLHYGTCSEKLTQIFRETWGQLLKYSHNRVKHVLEDYKEIFEALPFPDKKRITDIYDKIPMTVAGVVGYLESASPYQVFMKNDPEAAKTLLPEMEKRLLEVMGIPSRETPLEFWVRHVCILGHKEA; from the exons ATGGCCACGCAGATGTTTGAGGGGAGAGGGCACGCAGCCGTCTACCAGAAATACCGCTTCAGCCCCggtgaggagctgcagggagccatCCTCGGCTacctgagggagaag GGCACAAAACCCACGGAGCTGGCCGTGGACGTGGGCTGCGGGTCGGGGCAAGGCACCCGCTTCCTGGCGGAGCGCTTCGGGAAGGTGGTGGGCACCGACATCAGCCAGGCACAGATCCAGGAGGCCAAGGCTGCCCCCTCGCCTCCCAACGTCTCCTACCT cGTGTGCCCTGCGGAGGAGCTGCCCTTCGAGGACGCCTCGGTTGACCTCCTTGCTTCGTTCACGGCCGCGCACTGGTTCGACATCGAGAAGTTCATGAGAGAAGTGAACCGCGTGGTGAGGCCGGGTGGCTGCGTGGCCATCAGCACCTACACCGTGGACATGAGCCTGCACTACGGAACCTGCTCCGAGAAGTTGACCCAGATCTTCAGGGAG ACCTGGGGACAGCTCTTAAAATACTCACATAATAGAGTAAAACACGTCTTGGAAGACTACAAAGAGATATTCGAGGCCTTGCCATTTCCAGACAAGAAGAG aatcACCGACATCTACGACAAAATTCCCATGACGGTTGCTGGTGTGGTTGGGTACTTAGAGTCTGCTTCTCCCTACCAAGTCTTCATGAAGAACGACCCCGAAGCTGCAAAAACCCTCCTCCCGGAGATGGAAAAGAG GTTGCTGGAGGTGATGGGGATCCCCTCGCGTGAAACCCCCCTGGAGTTCTGGGTGAGGCACGTCTGCATACTGGGGCACAAGGAAGCGTGA